A window from Musa acuminata AAA Group cultivar baxijiao chromosome BXJ3-10, Cavendish_Baxijiao_AAA, whole genome shotgun sequence encodes these proteins:
- the LOC103968490 gene encoding pentatricopeptide repeat-containing protein At5g18950 — MVRKAGVAQRFWWDLSSNSRSPFVSHALKGSRATSTTSSSVSTGAPASASVESAGPILSVAEGRQRGDAADDSYDNNGRHHQQLAETAKRVREVVVRQPRWESFLLSHFAPSELFHPTCVGHVLRPLVSTKPLLSLRYLLWLSSHPDASPADAATSASLLDALANARAWKAALLAIRSTKCRPDPPAIELFLYRLIQREGRVTDEAMETISLVKTHLGYSPSLPTWNSIFSAYLRAGRTDLVWRLYEMMMQLGISGDASTAGYLIEAFCMDNELDDAYRLLREVSRNGLVPDVISITKLVTGYCRDGNYGKVSELLHLMIAVGCMPDIFTYQSIIHGLCENGKADEGFHIFNNLKLRGYAPDLVTYTTMIDGLCKMGRTTDAWKLWSEMVAKGTKPNEYAYNVIINGYCKAGDLSKAQELYQEMCRSGFRESTVSCNTLIAGLCLHGRVGEAVDMFEEMPTKGIEHDVITYNTLIQGLCKEGRTAEALKLYETLLLVGLQPSVSTYTPLIEALCNEGNVLGAMELMRCMKEKGLEPLVRTNDYIINGFCRVGKAEAGMAWLVNMLENNLKPQRDTINRLLECLSNSFRVDDALLVLDAVYKIGYSLETSVCYLLVSQLCGEDHRQAALQMEEILVS; from the coding sequence ATGGTGAGGAAGGCTGGCGTCGCGCAAAGGTTTTGGTGGGATCTCAGCAGCAACAGCCGCTCCCCCTTCGTTTCTCATGCGCTTAAAGGAAGCAGAGCCacatccaccacctcctcctccgtctCCACCGGGGCGCCAGCATCAGCCTCGGTAGAAAGTGCGGGGCCAATCCTTTCCGTTGCCGAAGGAAGACAGAGAGGCGATGCGGCCGACGACAGCTACGATAACAACGGGAGGCACCACCAGCAGCTGGCGGAGACGGCGAAAAGGGTGCGCGAGGTAGTCGTGAGGCAGCCCAGGTGGGAAAGTTTCCTGCTTTCCCACTTTGCTCCCTCGGAGCTGTTCCACCCCACCTGCGTCGGTCACGTCCTCCGGCCCCTCGTCTCCACCAAACCCCTGCTCTCCCTTCGCTACCTGCTCTGGCTCTCCTCCCACCCCGATGCCTCCCCCGCCGACGCTGCCACCTCCGCCTCCCTCCTCGACGCCCTCGCCAATGCCCGGGCCTGGAAGGCGGCCTTGCTCGCTATTCGTTCGACGAAATGCCGGCCCGACCCGCCCGCTATTGAATTATTCCTCTACCGCCTCATTCAAAGGGAAGGGAGGGTGACCGACGAGGCGATGGAGACTATATCCCTCGTGAAGACTCATCTTGGCTACTCCCCGTCCCTCCCCACTTGGAATTCCATCTTCTCTGCCTACTTGCGAGCAGGGAGGACCGACCTCGTGTGGCGCCTCTACGAGATGATGATGCAGTTAGGAATCTCGGGCGACGCCTCCACTGCTGGTTACCTCATCGAGGCCTTCTGCATGGACAATGAGCTGGACGATGCCTATAGGCTTCTTCGGGAAGTCTCCAGGAATGGGCTTGTGCCTGATGTGATCTCCATCACCAAGTTGGTCACTGGATATTGCAGGGACGGCAATTATGGCAAGGTCTCTGAGCTTCTTCACCTGATGATAGCAGTTGGCTGCATGCCTGACATATTCACTTACCAGTCCATAATTCACGGCTTATGTGAAAATGGCAAGGCCGATGAGGGCTTCCACATCTTCAACAATCTCAAGCTGAGAGGTTATGCTCCTGATCTGGTTACCTACACAACAATGATCGATGGTTTATGCAAGATGGGTAGGACTACCGATGCGTGGAAGCTGTGGTCGGAGATGGTAGCAAAGGGGACCAAGCCTAATGAATATGCTTACAATGTCATCATCAATGGCTATTGCAAGGCTGGTGACCTCAGTAAGGCTCAGGAATTGTACCAGGAGATGTGCAGAAGTGGATTCAGGGAGAGCACAGTGAGCTGCAACACCTTGATTGCCGGATTGTGCTTGCACGGGAGGGTGGGAGAAGCAGTTGACATGTTTGAGGAAATGCCAACTAAAGGAATCGAGCACGATGTGATCACCTACAACACACTGATTCAGGGTCTCTGCAAGGAAGGCAGGACTGCCGAAGCTCTGAAACTGTATGAGACACTGTTATTGGTTGGACTGCAGCCCAGTGTTTCAACATACACACCATTGATCGAGGCACTATGCAATGAGGGGAATGTGCTTGGTGCAATGGAGCTGATGAGATGCATGAAAGAAAAGGGTTTGGAGCCTTTGGTTCGTACAAATGACTATATTATTAATGGATTCTGCAGGGTCGGCAAGGCTGAAGCAGGCATGGCATGGTTGGTAAACATGTTGGAGAATAATCTCAAGCCACAAAGAGACACCATCAACAGGTTATTAGAATGCCTCAGCAATAGCTTCAGAGTGGATGATGCATTATTGGTGCTGGATGCCGTGTATAAAATTGGCTACTCCCTTGAAACTTCAGTATGTTATTTGCTGGTTAGTCAACTATGCGGAGAGGACCACAGACAAGCTGCATTGCAGATGGAGGAAATCCTGGTGAGCTAA